GGTTTATCTACTCTTGTTATCTCGCATAACAAGACTCTTGCAGCCCAGCTTTATAGAGAGTTTAAAGATTTCTTTCCTCACAATGCTGTTGAGTATTTTGTAAGCTACTATGATTACTACCAGCCCGAAGCGTATATTCCTGCTACGGATACTTATATAGAGAAGGATGCAGCTATAAATGATGAATTGGATAAATTGAGGTTGAGGTCTACATCAGCTCTTATGAGCAGAGATGATGTGATAATAGTTGCATCCGTATCCTGCATTTACAACCTTGGCTCTCCGCAGGAGTACAGAGAGCTTTTATTTGAGCTTAAGAGAGGAGATTCCATATCCAGAGACGATATTCTTAGAGGGCTTGTTGATATTCAATATGGAAGAGATGATATTGAACTAAAGAGAAAATTTTTTAGGGTAAAGGGTGAACTTATAGATATCTTTCCTGCATATGCTGAGTCTCCATGCCGTATTCAACTCTACGATGATAGGGTGGTCAGGATTTCAGAGATTGATCTTATAACAGGTGAGATAGTATCTGAACTAAATAGATTCTTGCTTTATCCGGCAAAACATTTTGTTGCAGCGGAAAAGAGTATCAATTCAGCACTCTTATCCATAGAGGATGAGTTGAAAATAAGGACAGATGAACTTAAGAATGAGAATAAGATCCTTGAATATCAGCGGCTTCTTTCAAGAACCAGGTATGATATTGAGATGCTGAAAGAGGTTGGCTACTGTCACGGGATTGAGAATTATTCCAGGCATCTGTCGAATAGGTCTTCTGGGTCCCGCCCATGGTGTCTGCTTGATTATTTTCCCAAAGATTTTCTTTTAATCATAGATGAGTCTCACGTTAGTCTTCCTCAGATAAGAGGAATGTATAATGGAGATAGGGCTAGAAAGCAGACTTTAGTTGACCACGGTTTCCGGCTTCCGTCCTGTCTGGATAACAGGCCTTTAAAATTCGACGAGTTTGAATCTTTGCTAAGCAGGGTTCTCTATGTTTCAGCTACGCCGTCAAAATATGAAGTAGAGAAAAGTAATCTCCAGGTCGTAGAGCAGATCATAAGACCTACAGGAATCTTGGATCCTGAGATAGAGGTTAAGCCTGCTGACTCCCAGATTGAGGATTT
This window of the Candidatus Kaelpia imicola genome carries:
- the uvrB gene encoding excinuclease ABC subunit UvrB; amino-acid sequence: MRFELVSNYRPMGDQPEAIESLTKGFRSSSRQTLLGVTGSGKTFTVANLIKNLGLSTLVISHNKTLAAQLYREFKDFFPHNAVEYFVSYYDYYQPEAYIPATDTYIEKDAAINDELDKLRLRSTSALMSRDDVIIVASVSCIYNLGSPQEYRELLFELKRGDSISRDDILRGLVDIQYGRDDIELKRKFFRVKGELIDIFPAYAESPCRIQLYDDRVVRISEIDLITGEIVSELNRFLLYPAKHFVAAEKSINSALLSIEDELKIRTDELKNENKILEYQRLLSRTRYDIEMLKEVGYCHGIENYSRHLSNRSSGSRPWCLLDYFPKDFLLIIDESHVSLPQIRGMYNGDRARKQTLVDHGFRLPSCLDNRPLKFDEFESLLSRVLYVSATPSKYEVEKSNLQVVEQIIRPTGILDPEIEVKPADSQIEDLIFQIKNRVKKNERSLVTTLTKKMAEDLSSYLSELGVEVAYLHSEIDTIKRVEVLKDLRLRKIDVIVGVNLLREGLDLPEVSLVAILDADKEGFLRSGISLTQVAGRAARNINGRVIMYADKITESMRFTISETERKRTIQLEYNRKHNIKPKTIQRAIADYLDFYNDSRQMVREAAGERGGLELQFLIAELYNDMEEAARNLYFEKAAKIRDLISNLKDKNSISEDEILKILKDVPGKKNVKKIKSDKNKKKD